A region of the Paenibacillus thermoaerophilus genome:
CCCTGAACCAGATACTTCTCCTTCAGCTTGCCGACGGCGACGATCTGGATGTTCATGCGTCGGCCCCTCCCGTTGACGGCGTTCCCGCTTCCGGCGATGCTCCCGTCGCCTTCACCGCTCCGGCCAAACGATCTTCCGCTGTCCCGATAATCGCCTTCACCCGGCCGACTTGCCCGTCCTGCAGCCGTACCTTGATCCCGTGCGGATGCTGCGGCGACTTCGTCAGCAGCTCCTTCACGATGCCGCGAGTCGTCTTGCCCGTCCGCTGATCCTGCTTCAGTACGATATCGACGAGTTGCCCCGGCCGTACGTCGCTTCTCAACGTTCCGTTCGCCATTGTTGATCCATCCCGCTTCCTTCACCTATTTTCAGTCCACACAACCCATAAACAGCTCGCCCATAATAAAAACCAGTCCCGCACCCCGGCGGGACTGGTCCTCGTCGCCTCACACCACCAGATAACGCGGCGGCTGAGAGCATCGTTCGCAATGCGCCGGCGGTTCCCACGCGGAGAACTTCGTCTCCGCCAGATCCACGATATCGGGCGCATCCTCGTACTCGTCGACGAATTGATCGATCGCCAGCTCCAGATGTTCCTTGCATACGCAATACATTCGTCCGTGTAATCTCCTATCGATTCGCAATCTTGCTCTTAATATTCTTCCAGCTTGATCGT
Encoded here:
- a CDS encoding CxxH/CxxC protein, with amino-acid sequence MYCVCKEHLELAIDQFVDEYEDAPDIVDLAETKFSAWEPPAHCERCSQPPRYLVV
- a CDS encoding YwbE family protein, giving the protein MANGTLRSDVRPGQLVDIVLKQDQRTGKTTRGIVKELLTKSPQHPHGIKVRLQDGQVGRVKAIIGTAEDRLAGAVKATGASPEAGTPSTGGADA